One window of the Prochlorococcus marinus CUG1438 genome contains the following:
- a CDS encoding peptidase E produces the protein MVSKNIIAIGGGGFGRSLGTLEIEKYIISLISKKRPKICFIPTASGDSDLYKLNFYRAFSKLNCIPSHIDFFSRTENLKEKVLTQDIIYVGGGNTKSMLAVWKEWNLPEILQSAYEKGIVLSGVSAGAICWFDKGITDSFAKKLAIIDCLGIVDGIACPHFDEEIEREPYVNKVINSEIIKSCICIEGNCALHIKNNVEYFSIDFGNGKKCYRVFKEKNTLKKVIL, from the coding sequence ATGGTTAGTAAAAATATAATCGCAATTGGGGGAGGTGGGTTCGGCCGTTCTTTAGGAACACTTGAAATTGAAAAATATATAATTTCTTTAATTAGTAAAAAAAGACCAAAAATTTGCTTTATCCCGACAGCTTCTGGCGACAGTGATTTATATAAACTAAATTTTTACAGAGCATTTTCTAAGCTTAACTGTATACCCAGCCATATTGATTTTTTCTCTAGAACAGAGAACTTAAAAGAGAAAGTTTTAACTCAGGATATTATTTATGTTGGAGGAGGAAATACAAAAAGTATGTTAGCAGTTTGGAAAGAATGGAATTTACCCGAAATCTTACAAAGTGCTTATGAAAAAGGAATTGTATTGAGTGGTGTAAGTGCTGGAGCTATTTGTTGGTTTGATAAAGGAATAACTGATTCTTTTGCAAAAAAATTGGCGATTATAGACTGCTTGGGAATTGTTGATGGTATAGCTTGTCCACATTTCGATGAAGAAATAGAAAGGGAACCTTATGTTAATAAGGTTATTAATAGTGAAATTATTAAATCCTGTATTTGTATTGAGGGCAATTGTGCCCTACATATCAAAAATAATGTTGAATATTTCTCAATAGATTTCGGTAATGGTAAAAAATGTTATAGAGTTTTTAAAGAAAAAAATACTTTAAAGAAAGTAATCCTTTAA
- a CDS encoding GNAT family N-acetyltransferase produces the protein MNLRQITIKDQLELKKVYFDSIQSIDEKIYSKEQKRAWSSQAWDNPIFEKSVNHGKGWLLSEEGIIIAFATRYPKNRIALFYCKGKFQRKGCGSMLLNKIEDDAKREGLNLLSTEASLISYKLFLKNDWEIIRKEKVTINNNLFERYKMTKIINQINV, from the coding sequence ATGAATTTAAGACAAATTACCATTAAAGATCAACTTGAATTAAAAAAGGTTTATTTTGATTCAATTCAATCAATAGATGAAAAAATATATAGTAAAGAACAAAAAAGGGCTTGGTCAAGCCAAGCCTGGGACAATCCAATATTTGAGAAGTCAGTCAATCATGGAAAAGGATGGCTTTTAAGCGAAGAGGGAATAATTATTGCTTTTGCCACTAGATACCCCAAAAATAGAATTGCTTTATTTTACTGTAAAGGTAAATTCCAGAGAAAAGGTTGCGGTTCTATGTTACTTAATAAAATTGAAGATGATGCGAAAAGAGAGGGTTTAAATTTGCTTTCAACTGAAGCTAGCTTGATAAGCTATAAATTATTTCTTAAAAATGACTGGGAAATAATTCGTAAAGAAAAAGTAACTATAAATAATAATCTTTTTGAAAGATATAAAATGACTAAAATTATAAATCAAATAAATGTTTAA
- a CDS encoding DUF3303 domain-containing protein, with translation MQLFLADCQFPDIENQVKAYQLFVESWENGEMAKSDKTDKFEMLFRVHAPGEGRVVCLCKAYSDKEIFEHFAPWRAKFGIHMEFTPVISCQNVVDYHKELFKNLG, from the coding sequence ATGCAATTATTTCTTGCTGACTGTCAATTTCCAGATATTGAAAATCAAGTAAAAGCTTATCAGTTATTTGTGGAATCCTGGGAAAATGGTGAAATGGCGAAATCAGATAAAACAGACAAATTTGAAATGTTATTTAGAGTGCATGCTCCAGGAGAAGGGAGAGTAGTTTGTTTATGTAAGGCATATAGTGATAAAGAAATATTTGAGCATTTTGCTCCATGGCGAGCCAAATTCGGCATTCACATGGAATTTACTCCTGTAATAAGTTGTCAAAATGTTGTTGATTACCATAAAGAGTTGTTCAAAAACTTAGGGTAA
- a CDS encoding DUF393 domain-containing protein yields MTSNYTFIYDGECPFCNHFAELLEIKSQINNIKILDGRKNLTLIKSLLEKGYDLDKGAILLKDEDIFHGADAINTICKKINNPSSSLLLLLSRVFKSNKRTNLIFPLLVRARRFVLISKGISISLV; encoded by the coding sequence ATGACTTCCAACTATACGTTTATTTATGATGGAGAATGCCCATTCTGCAATCATTTTGCAGAGCTACTTGAGATCAAAAGCCAGATAAATAATATTAAAATTCTTGATGGTCGTAAAAATTTAACTCTAATTAAATCCCTCCTAGAGAAAGGTTATGACTTGGATAAAGGAGCTATACTCCTTAAAGATGAAGATATCTTTCATGGGGCAGATGCTATTAATACTATTTGCAAAAAGATAAATAATCCCTCAAGTAGTTTACTTTTGTTACTTTCTAGAGTGTTTAAATCAAATAAACGAACAAATTTGATATTTCCTTTACTAGTCAGAGCCAGAAGATTCGTATTGATATCAAAAGGTATATCAATATCCCTAGTTTAA
- a CDS encoding MBL fold metallo-hydrolase, translated as MTFEATYLGSNGWLIKFRKTNLIIDPWLKGDLIFPPGEWFFKGSLEEEISIDKKIDIILLTQGLPDHCHVPTLEMFRKDIPIICPKSAIKTLEKIGFSSIKVLRPTEKLNHFNLSFEATAGAPVPQIENGYIVKDDQDNGFYIEPHGYLDENLNKQSLDAVITPTKNLELPLVGSFVKGADVIPKLINKFNPKYILSSTIGGDAKYSGFLNNFISVQDYQEELNCNLVDLKSMQSIMI; from the coding sequence ATGACTTTTGAAGCGACCTACCTAGGTTCAAATGGTTGGCTTATAAAATTTAGAAAAACCAATTTAATTATTGATCCTTGGCTCAAAGGAGATTTAATATTTCCACCAGGTGAGTGGTTTTTTAAAGGATCATTAGAAGAAGAAATTTCAATAGATAAAAAAATAGATATTATTTTGTTAACCCAAGGATTACCTGACCACTGTCATGTTCCAACATTAGAAATGTTCAGAAAAGATATTCCTATAATTTGCCCTAAAAGTGCTATCAAAACATTAGAAAAAATTGGGTTTAGTTCAATTAAAGTGCTTAGGCCAACTGAAAAGTTAAATCATTTTAATTTAAGTTTTGAAGCCACTGCTGGGGCTCCGGTACCACAAATAGAAAATGGTTACATTGTTAAAGACGATCAAGATAATGGGTTTTATATAGAACCACATGGATATCTTGATGAAAATTTAAACAAGCAAAGTCTTGATGCAGTCATCACTCCTACAAAAAATTTAGAATTACCCCTAGTTGGTTCTTTCGTAAAAGGTGCTGATGTGATCCCTAAATTGATTAATAAATTCAATCCAAAATATATACTTTCAAGTACAATTGGCGGAGATGCAAAATATTCAGGTTTTTTAAATAATTTTATTTCAGTTCAGGATTATCAAGAGGAATTAAATTGTAATCTTGTAGATCTAAAGAGTATGCAATCTATTATGATTTAA
- the pepN gene encoding aminopeptidase N — protein sequence MDSQKNQKGIPRYVKLEDYKVFDYEIPEIFLDFVIKKTFVKVTTKLKLEKKNKNTRNLILDGTDILIKKIFIDDSLLEEKYYKQRKNNLKIKNIDKDNFLLKIEGIIKPKQNTSLLGMYESNGIITTQCEAEGFRRISFHSDRPDILSKYTVRIEADKSDYPVLLSNGNVIKENNLTNNRHEIIWEDPYPKPSYLFALVAGKLNCVKDNFITKSNKKVEINIYVEYGDEKYVQHAISSLQKSMRWDEDKYNLEYDLSLFNIVAVRHFNMGAMENKSLNIFNSKLIIANSETTTDEELERIEGVIAHEYFHNWTGNRVTCRDWFQLSLKEGLTVFRDQQFTADLHNHEIKRLEDAKFLRRNQFREDSGPTSHPVMPEKYQEIDNFYTTTIYEKGSEIIRMLNKLVKDENFYKGFSNYISTYDGKAATIDQFVDKILEHNKEIDPKEFKVWYKQNGTPKVKVKRIWDQTEEKLTIQASQSNPIKKNPYNDLPLIIPINLAIFCGKNKIIEKTVVLKTKKQEFIFRNIRSDLQIPLVTYFREFSSPVDWESDTTLDEKFLILKYEKDFFTLSNTVKVFYKKIILCRLDEKPDHKIENKLISTLISFIKNKDINLSLLSELLSIPTFAEIESEMEIIDPLKIYKTIDELNYLFGTKLKKELYFKLQEIEKNLNKVWPEGKNERKLIENIWKLLLHSDDKEIKSKIINYVDGNSMTLAKAALNSFSRINCPERKIISNIFFNKWKNNSVVLDSWFSFNASIEIDEKTSSIKKLFENKLFDSKSPNTLRAILNTFVTRNSTFHAIDGSGYKYIAKKVIDFDKLNPIVISRFVKVFSRYNYYSEPYKSNMIEAIKHIKKNKLSSNTKEVLDSIIE from the coding sequence ATGGACAGCCAAAAAAACCAAAAAGGTATTCCAAGATATGTAAAGCTTGAAGATTACAAAGTTTTTGATTACGAAATTCCGGAAATTTTTTTGGACTTCGTAATTAAGAAAACTTTTGTTAAAGTTACGACGAAACTAAAATTGGAAAAAAAAAATAAGAATACCAGAAATCTTATTCTTGATGGTACGGATATTTTAATAAAAAAAATATTTATAGATGACTCGCTATTAGAAGAGAAATACTATAAACAGCGAAAAAATAACTTAAAAATTAAAAATATTGATAAAGATAATTTTTTATTAAAAATAGAAGGAATAATTAAACCGAAGCAAAATACTTCCCTTTTAGGAATGTATGAGAGCAATGGAATTATAACTACGCAATGTGAGGCAGAGGGATTTAGAAGAATAAGTTTCCACTCTGATAGGCCTGATATTCTCAGCAAATACACAGTGAGAATTGAGGCAGACAAGAGTGACTATCCTGTATTACTGTCAAATGGTAATGTCATAAAAGAAAATAATCTTACAAATAATAGACATGAAATAATTTGGGAAGACCCATATCCGAAACCCTCATATCTATTTGCATTGGTAGCAGGGAAACTTAATTGTGTAAAAGACAATTTCATAACAAAATCGAATAAAAAAGTTGAAATTAATATATACGTTGAGTACGGAGATGAAAAATATGTTCAACATGCAATAAGTTCCTTACAGAAATCAATGAGATGGGACGAAGACAAATATAATCTTGAATATGATTTGTCATTGTTCAATATAGTTGCCGTCAGGCACTTTAATATGGGAGCAATGGAAAATAAAAGTCTCAATATTTTCAACTCAAAACTAATAATCGCTAATTCTGAAACAACAACTGATGAAGAATTAGAAAGAATAGAGGGTGTGATCGCCCATGAATACTTCCATAATTGGACGGGTAATAGAGTGACTTGTAGGGATTGGTTTCAATTATCTCTAAAAGAGGGTTTAACAGTATTCAGAGATCAACAATTCACTGCAGACCTCCATAATCATGAAATCAAGAGGCTTGAGGATGCAAAATTTCTTAGAAGAAATCAATTTAGAGAGGATTCTGGTCCAACATCGCATCCTGTAATGCCAGAAAAATATCAAGAAATAGATAATTTCTATACGACCACGATCTACGAAAAAGGATCTGAAATAATTAGAATGCTTAATAAGCTTGTAAAAGATGAGAATTTCTATAAAGGATTTAGTAATTACATCTCAACATATGATGGTAAGGCTGCAACAATAGACCAATTTGTCGATAAAATTCTTGAGCACAATAAGGAAATCGATCCTAAAGAATTTAAAGTCTGGTATAAGCAAAATGGCACACCCAAAGTTAAAGTCAAGAGAATTTGGGATCAAACAGAAGAAAAACTTACAATTCAAGCCTCTCAAAGTAATCCAATAAAGAAGAACCCATATAATGATTTACCTTTAATAATTCCTATAAATCTGGCTATATTTTGCGGTAAAAATAAAATAATAGAAAAAACAGTAGTTTTAAAAACAAAAAAACAAGAATTTATTTTTAGGAATATAAGATCTGACCTCCAAATTCCTTTAGTAACTTATTTTCGCGAATTCTCTTCACCAGTTGACTGGGAATCAGACACTACCTTGGATGAAAAATTTTTAATCTTAAAATATGAAAAAGATTTTTTTACACTATCTAATACTGTAAAAGTATTTTATAAAAAAATTATTTTATGCAGATTAGATGAAAAACCAGATCATAAAATTGAAAATAAATTAATAAGCACCTTAATATCATTTATAAAAAATAAAGATATTAATTTATCTCTTTTATCAGAATTACTAAGTATACCCACATTTGCTGAAATTGAATCAGAGATGGAAATTATAGATCCTTTAAAAATATATAAAACTATTGATGAATTAAATTATTTATTCGGTACCAAATTAAAAAAAGAATTATATTTTAAGCTTCAAGAAATAGAGAAAAATCTAAATAAAGTTTGGCCAGAAGGTAAAAATGAAAGAAAACTAATCGAAAATATTTGGAAACTACTCTTACACAGCGATGACAAAGAAATTAAAAGCAAAATAATTAATTATGTCGATGGTAATTCGATGACTTTAGCAAAAGCTGCATTGAATTCTTTCAGTAGGATTAATTGTCCTGAAAGAAAAATTATTTCAAATATATTCTTCAATAAATGGAAAAACAATAGCGTCGTTTTGGATAGTTGGTTCTCATTCAATGCATCTATAGAAATTGATGAAAAAACAAGTAGCATTAAAAAATTATTTGAAAATAAGTTATTTGATTCAAAATCACCAAACACTTTAAGAGCTATCTTAAATACTTTCGTAACAAGAAATAGTACTTTCCATGCAATTGATGGTTCTGGTTATAAATATATTGCAAAAAAAGTAATTGACTTTGATAAATTAAATCCAATCGTAATTTCCCGTTTTGTGAAAGTATTTAGTAGATACAATTATTACTCAGAACCTTACAAAAGTAATATGATAGAAGCAATAAAGCATATTAAAAAAAATAAACTATCATCAAATACTAAAGAGGTATTAGATTCAATAATAGAGTAA
- a CDS encoding photosystem II reaction centre N prot, with protein sequence MFGIALGMSPIEKITVAISASIFIIAFTWVSIKGDLRKLANELIEDDENSKDN encoded by the coding sequence ATGTTTGGTATTGCTCTTGGAATGTCCCCTATTGAAAAAATCACTGTTGCAATATCTGCTTCAATTTTTATAATCGCTTTTACATGGGTTTCAATTAAGGGAGATTTAAGAAAACTTGCTAATGAACTAATTGAAGATGATGAAAATAGTAAGGATAATTAA
- the purT gene encoding formate-dependent phosphoribosylglycinamide formyltransferase — MKDSIFSKKRILLLGSGELGKELVIESKRLGLEVIAIDRYEKAPAMQVADYSKVIDMGDKNILKNVIKEFKPDYVVPEIEALSIDALKELEDEGFNIVPNARTVEITMNRDKIRNLASRDLKIKTAKFDYIFEFDDLEKKADEIGFPLLLKPLMSSSGKGQSLVETKNDLQNAWKQSQANSRGKVKGVIIEEFINFDFEFTLLTVRKESGENIFCLPIGHLQSNGDYQCSWQPIEIKDSLIIEAKRMTSRILNNLNGAGLYGVEFFIKGSEVIFSELSPRPHDTGMVTLVSQNINEFELHLRAFLNLPIPHIGLIEPSATRVILSNQEFINPNYEGLKEALEVEKTKVLIFGKPVSRKGRRMGVVLSSNSDINLARKNADEAARKIKVSAKNIK, encoded by the coding sequence ATGAAAGATTCAATTTTTTCTAAAAAAAGAATTTTATTGCTTGGTAGTGGTGAGCTTGGAAAAGAATTAGTAATAGAATCCAAAAGATTAGGATTAGAAGTTATTGCAATTGATCGATATGAGAAAGCACCTGCAATGCAAGTAGCTGATTATTCAAAAGTAATTGATATGGGAGATAAAAATATTTTAAAAAATGTCATAAAAGAATTTAAGCCTGACTATGTTGTCCCAGAAATAGAAGCACTTTCAATTGATGCTCTAAAAGAACTAGAGGATGAAGGATTTAATATTGTTCCAAACGCCAGAACTGTAGAAATAACAATGAATAGGGATAAAATCAGAAACTTGGCTTCTAGAGATTTAAAAATAAAAACTGCAAAGTTTGATTATATTTTTGAATTTGATGATTTAGAAAAAAAAGCAGATGAAATTGGATTCCCGCTTTTACTAAAGCCTTTAATGAGTTCTTCAGGAAAGGGACAGAGTTTGGTTGAAACAAAAAATGATTTACAAAATGCTTGGAAACAGTCGCAAGCAAATTCAAGAGGAAAGGTTAAAGGTGTAATTATTGAAGAATTTATTAATTTTGATTTTGAGTTTACTCTTTTAACTGTAAGAAAAGAAAGTGGTGAAAATATTTTTTGTTTACCAATTGGACATCTTCAATCTAATGGAGACTATCAGTGTAGTTGGCAACCTATAGAGATCAAAGACTCCTTAATAATTGAAGCTAAAAGAATGACAAGTAGAATATTAAATAACCTTAATGGAGCTGGATTATACGGAGTAGAGTTTTTTATAAAAGGAAGTGAGGTTATCTTTTCAGAGTTATCTCCAAGACCACATGACACTGGCATGGTTACATTAGTTAGTCAAAATATTAATGAATTTGAATTACATTTAAGGGCTTTTTTAAATTTACCAATACCGCATATAGGTCTAATAGAACCCTCTGCAACCAGAGTTATACTTTCTAATCAAGAGTTTATAAATCCTAATTATGAGGGACTTAAAGAGGCATTAGAAGTTGAAAAGACTAAAGTGCTTATATTTGGTAAACCAGTTTCCAGAAAAGGTAGAAGAATGGGTGTTGTTCTCTCATCAAATTCTGACATTAATTTGGCTAGAAAAAATGCAGACGAAGCTGCTCGTAAAATAAAAGTCAGTGCTAAAAATATTAAATAA
- a CDS encoding lectin subunit alpha, which yields MDPLDPLTEIINSGQGFSPAIALERIIWAMIGIFFLIAISKSITNSMRSQNWFGRKFLISFSKDKKITDDASSQPSGNDE from the coding sequence TTGGACCCTTTAGACCCACTTACTGAAATTATTAATTCTGGTCAAGGTTTTTCACCTGCAATTGCTTTAGAAAGAATTATTTGGGCAATGATAGGAATCTTTTTTTTAATAGCAATTTCAAAATCAATAACTAATAGCATGCGAAGTCAAAATTGGTTTGGTAGAAAATTTTTAATTAGTTTTTCTAAAGACAAAAAAATTACAGATGATGCATCCTCACAACCTTCTGGTAATGACGAATAA
- a CDS encoding glutathione peroxidase: protein MQVDVQNTTVLSADGSSIKLGEYSGEVILVVNVASYCGNTAQYEDLQKLHDLYSSKGLRILAFPCNDFGKQEPDSLSEIKDFCTTKYGVKFEIYEKVHAKGKTTEPYTTLNKVEPEGDVEWNFEKFLIGKDSKVIARFKPGVKPFDENLIAAIEVALDS, encoded by the coding sequence ATGCAAGTTGACGTACAAAATACTACTGTTCTTTCCGCAGACGGATCATCCATAAAACTAGGTGAATATTCAGGGGAAGTAATTTTAGTTGTTAATGTAGCTAGTTATTGCGGAAATACTGCTCAGTATGAGGATCTTCAAAAGCTACATGATTTATATTCAAGCAAAGGACTAAGAATACTTGCATTCCCTTGTAATGATTTCGGAAAACAAGAACCCGACTCTCTTTCTGAAATAAAAGATTTTTGCACAACAAAATATGGAGTTAAGTTTGAAATCTATGAAAAAGTTCATGCAAAAGGCAAGACCACAGAACCATACACAACCCTTAACAAAGTTGAACCTGAGGGAGATGTTGAATGGAATTTCGAGAAGTTTCTGATAGGTAAAGATAGTAAAGTAATTGCAAGATTTAAGCCAGGTGTTAAACCATTTGACGAAAACTTAATAGCAGCTATCGAAGTAGCTTTAGATTCATAA